A portion of the Zootoca vivipara chromosome 6, rZooViv1.1, whole genome shotgun sequence genome contains these proteins:
- the PROSER3 gene encoding proline and serine-rich protein 3 isoform X2, whose protein sequence is MDSSMAVFSTLGSPFLEQSCSRSHYHPSQAHPLRQEQRYTVLSPSRLQNKNCPTSPKRAETHSPPTPGLLPGSSYQEVKPPESDSASHFNESWPSTERSSSSLTPEGAKGLPSEQITGTKALASPKPLESASDSDSVIARYMERFRYGQPTNRRERWAPNGHSAQFWWLSRSFSPECNISKKETSPTSDSSQSEVRQSLFSPALDQSPSGDSQNSSTLDPETVKLQERAARLLHRSTSPLSSSRHASSTPTSTITNADTDMTGRAPHHLGLGELQGSLNAFPYYITQRSQPCSSSKPEDDILFQWRLRRKMEEASQAVAVMPPLAWRSPHIQPTRASSLGERVAQKPSEPASWKSEGGRVQPTSETQLHVKSTPCDYHPCCSTDSVKNGPSSTQLIEAAPFSSGIVLVGRESKEWDCTGWKGEQGVKEVTLQEDPVPAYRDSPPLPRPAGTSKLLGQSTLHQDQQAARLVERVHTEPRGNQKAFRTEQGQAKPVGDFRGPPVSPTKDSIQHVLGEVIAERLFSPPDSPGPHRDKPKRNSKSQSLNEARPRAVSAPSHPQLLNMAAQLLEQAEDSDGTEFEDDPLLQVLRGQRELLRSQLRAVDVQVAQLEGYHSDQDLSRR, encoded by the exons ATGGATTCCAG TATGGCTGTTTTCTCCACCCTGGGAAGCCCCTTTTTGGAGCAATCTTGTTCGCGGAGCCATTACCACCCTTCCCAGGCACACCCACTGAGGCAGGAGCAGCGATATACG GTTCTGAGCCCGTCTCGTTTACAAAACAAGAATTGCCCCACCTCTCCCAAGAGGGCAGAAACACACAGTCCTCCAACTCCAGGTTTGCTTCCTGGGTCCAGCTACCAAGAGGTGAAACCCCCAGAGTCAGACTCCGCAAGCCACTTCAATGAATCATGGCCCTCGACTGAGCGCAGTTCTTCCTCTCTGACTCCCGAGGGAGCAAAGGGACTTCCTTCAGAGCAGATAACCGGGACCAAGGCACTGGCTTCGCCAAAGCCCCTGGAATCTGCTTCAGACAGCGATTCAGTTATTGCCAG GTATATGGAACGATTTCGTTACGGGCAGCCCACAAACCGCAGGGAGCGCTGGGCACCAAATGGTCACTCTGCACAGTTCTGGTGGCTCAGCCGCTCGTTTTCCCCTGAATGCAACATTTCCAAGAAGGAGACATCGCCAACTTCAG ACAGTAGCCAGAGTGAAGTGAGGCAGTCTCTTTTCAGTCCTGCTCTGGACCAGTCTCCCTCG GGGGACTCACAGAATTCTTCCACGCTGGACCCCGAGACTGTTAAATTGCAGGAGAGAGCAGCCAGGCTGTTACATAGAAG CACATCCCCGTTGAGCAGCTCCAGGCATGCAAGCTCTACTCCCACGTCAACCATCACAAATGCTGACACAGACATGACTGGTCGTGCTCCACATCACCTTGGCCTTGGCGAGCTGCAAG GTAGTCTGAATGCTTTCCCTTACTATATCACTCAAAGATCTCAGCCGTGTTCTTCTTCAAAACCAGAGGATGATATCCTTTTCCAGTGGCGCCTACGGCGAAAGATGGAGGAAGCAAGCCAGGCTGTTGCTGTGATGCCCCCTCTAGCTTGGAGGAGTCCACATATCCAGCCAACCCGTGCTTCCAGCCTG GGAGAAAGAGTGGCTCAGAAGCCATCAGAACCTGCAAGTTGGAAGAGTGAAGGTGGAAGAGTGCAGCCAACATCGGAAACCCAGCTGCATGTGAAATCCACCCCCTGTGATTATCATCCCTGCTGCTCCACAGACTCTGTGAAAAATGGACCAAGCTCCACGCAGCTCATTGAAGCCGCTCCTTTCAGCAGTGGGATTGTACTGGTTGGAAGGGAGAGCAAGGAGTGGGATTGTACTGGTTGGAAGGGAGAGCAAGGAGTGAAGGAAGTAACTCTGCAAGAGGATCCTGTCCCTGCATACCGAGACTCTCCTCCCCTACCAAGGCCTGCAGGAACCAGCAAACTTTTGGGCCAGAGCACTTTGCATCAGGATCAACAGGCAGCCCGCCTTGTAGAGAGAGTGCACACAGAGCCCAGAGGGAACCAGAAGGCATTCAGAACCGAGCAGGGCCAAGCCAAACCAGTCGGAGACTTCCGAGGGCCACCAGTCAGTCCCACAAAAGATTCTATTCAACACGTCTTGGGAGAG GTGATTGCCGAAAGACTTTTCTCCCCACCTGATTCTCCAGGTCCTCATAGGGACAAACCAAAGAGGAATTCAAAGAGTCAAAGCCTGAATGAAGCTCGGCCAAGAGCTGTTTCTGCTCCCTCACATCCCCAGCTCCTGAACATGGCTGCTCAGCTGCTGGAGCAGGCTGAAG aCTCGGATGGCACAGAGTTTGAGGACGACCCCCTCTTACAGGTGCTAAGGGGCCAGAGGGAGTTGCTGCGCAGCCAGCTGAG AGCTGTGGATGTCCAGGTAGCTCAGCTTGAAGGCTATCATTCTGATCAAGACTTATCCCGTCGATGA
- the PROSER3 gene encoding proline and serine-rich protein 3 isoform X1, whose translation MDSSMAVFSTLGSPFLEQSCSRSHYHPSQAHPLRQEQRYTVLSPSRLQNKNCPTSPKRAETHSPPTPGLLPGSSYQEVKPPESDSASHFNESWPSTERSSSSLTPEGAKGLPSEQITGTKALASPKPLESASDSDSVIARYMERFRYGQPTNRRERWAPNGHSAQFWWLSRSFSPECNISKKETSPTSDSSQSEVRQSLFSPALDQSPSGDSQNSSTLDPETVKLQERAARLLHRSTSPLSSSRHASSTPTSTITNADTDMTGRAPHHLGLGELQGSLNAFPYYITQRSQPCSSSKPEDDILFQWRLRRKMEEASQAVAVMPPLAWRSPHIQPTRASSLGERVAQKPSEPASWKSEGGRVQPTSETQLHVKSTPCDYHPCCSTDSVKNGPSSTQLIEAAPFSSGIVLVGRESKEWDCTGWKGEQGVKEVTLQEDPVPAYRDSPPLPRPAGTSKLLGQSTLHQDQQAARLVERVHTEPRGNQKAFRTEQGQAKPVGDFRGPPVSPTKDSIQHVLGEVIAERLFSPPDSPGPHRDKPKRNSKSQSLNEARPRAVSAPSHPQLLNMAAQLLEQAEDSDGTEFEDDPLLQVLRGQRELLRSQLRWAAAHCKLSRGILSGLLLFQSLC comes from the exons ATGGATTCCAG TATGGCTGTTTTCTCCACCCTGGGAAGCCCCTTTTTGGAGCAATCTTGTTCGCGGAGCCATTACCACCCTTCCCAGGCACACCCACTGAGGCAGGAGCAGCGATATACG GTTCTGAGCCCGTCTCGTTTACAAAACAAGAATTGCCCCACCTCTCCCAAGAGGGCAGAAACACACAGTCCTCCAACTCCAGGTTTGCTTCCTGGGTCCAGCTACCAAGAGGTGAAACCCCCAGAGTCAGACTCCGCAAGCCACTTCAATGAATCATGGCCCTCGACTGAGCGCAGTTCTTCCTCTCTGACTCCCGAGGGAGCAAAGGGACTTCCTTCAGAGCAGATAACCGGGACCAAGGCACTGGCTTCGCCAAAGCCCCTGGAATCTGCTTCAGACAGCGATTCAGTTATTGCCAG GTATATGGAACGATTTCGTTACGGGCAGCCCACAAACCGCAGGGAGCGCTGGGCACCAAATGGTCACTCTGCACAGTTCTGGTGGCTCAGCCGCTCGTTTTCCCCTGAATGCAACATTTCCAAGAAGGAGACATCGCCAACTTCAG ACAGTAGCCAGAGTGAAGTGAGGCAGTCTCTTTTCAGTCCTGCTCTGGACCAGTCTCCCTCG GGGGACTCACAGAATTCTTCCACGCTGGACCCCGAGACTGTTAAATTGCAGGAGAGAGCAGCCAGGCTGTTACATAGAAG CACATCCCCGTTGAGCAGCTCCAGGCATGCAAGCTCTACTCCCACGTCAACCATCACAAATGCTGACACAGACATGACTGGTCGTGCTCCACATCACCTTGGCCTTGGCGAGCTGCAAG GTAGTCTGAATGCTTTCCCTTACTATATCACTCAAAGATCTCAGCCGTGTTCTTCTTCAAAACCAGAGGATGATATCCTTTTCCAGTGGCGCCTACGGCGAAAGATGGAGGAAGCAAGCCAGGCTGTTGCTGTGATGCCCCCTCTAGCTTGGAGGAGTCCACATATCCAGCCAACCCGTGCTTCCAGCCTG GGAGAAAGAGTGGCTCAGAAGCCATCAGAACCTGCAAGTTGGAAGAGTGAAGGTGGAAGAGTGCAGCCAACATCGGAAACCCAGCTGCATGTGAAATCCACCCCCTGTGATTATCATCCCTGCTGCTCCACAGACTCTGTGAAAAATGGACCAAGCTCCACGCAGCTCATTGAAGCCGCTCCTTTCAGCAGTGGGATTGTACTGGTTGGAAGGGAGAGCAAGGAGTGGGATTGTACTGGTTGGAAGGGAGAGCAAGGAGTGAAGGAAGTAACTCTGCAAGAGGATCCTGTCCCTGCATACCGAGACTCTCCTCCCCTACCAAGGCCTGCAGGAACCAGCAAACTTTTGGGCCAGAGCACTTTGCATCAGGATCAACAGGCAGCCCGCCTTGTAGAGAGAGTGCACACAGAGCCCAGAGGGAACCAGAAGGCATTCAGAACCGAGCAGGGCCAAGCCAAACCAGTCGGAGACTTCCGAGGGCCACCAGTCAGTCCCACAAAAGATTCTATTCAACACGTCTTGGGAGAG GTGATTGCCGAAAGACTTTTCTCCCCACCTGATTCTCCAGGTCCTCATAGGGACAAACCAAAGAGGAATTCAAAGAGTCAAAGCCTGAATGAAGCTCGGCCAAGAGCTGTTTCTGCTCCCTCACATCCCCAGCTCCTGAACATGGCTGCTCAGCTGCTGGAGCAGGCTGAAG aCTCGGATGGCACAGAGTTTGAGGACGACCCCCTCTTACAGGTGCTAAGGGGCCAGAGGGAGTTGCTGCGCAGCCAGCTGAGGTGGGCCGCTGCTCATTGCAAACTGTCCAGAGGCATTCTCTCGGGATTGCTGCTGTTTCAAAGTCTTTGCTAG
- the LIN37 gene encoding protein lin-37 homolog isoform X1 yields MLVKATHPAFKGTVILVNMLHTKVKTEKPDLEAANARNRLDAVLQCLLEKSEVDREQMEEDSGKTPSDVLSKDSSPTATGKRPSSRFSHHRRKKRKETDDGLTEGGQQKQNTYVIKLFDRSVDLAQFSESTPLYPICRAWMRNSPMVREQERSPSPNLPVLLEDEEGAEGLNGKSQDVYKLPPPVPCHADAAGEPVNLRIPSPLEPEDKAKVAADTASDAVPSMSSLIHKNMERWKKIRQRWKEGSHKNQLRYSESMKILKEMYERQ; encoded by the exons ATGCTTGTTAAAGCTACCCACCCTGCCTTTAAG GGAACTGTGATTCTGGTAAACATGCTACACACGAAGGTGAAAACGGAAAAGCCAG ATCTGGAGGCAGCCAATGCTCGAAACCGCCTCGATGCTGTGCTGCAATGCCTACTGGAGAAGTCTGAGGTTGATCG GGAGCAGATGGAAGAGGactctgggaagactccctcagaTGTACTCAGCAA GGACTCTTCTCCTACTGCCACAGGAAAGAG GCCGTCCAGCCGGTTCTCTCACCACCGCCGCAAGAAGAGGAAAGAGACGGACGATGGATTGACAGAGGGTGGGCAGCAGAAACAGA ACACCTATGTCATCAAGCTGTTTGACCGGAGCGTGGACCTGGCGCAGTTCTCCGAGAGCACCCCGCTGTACCCCATCTGTCGGGCCTGGATGCGGAACAGCCCCATGGTCCGGGAGCAGGAGCGATCTCCCAGCCCGAACCTGCCTGTCCTACTGGAAGATGAAGAG GGTGCCGAAGGTCTGAATGGGAAGAGCCAGGATGTGTACAAACTGCCGCCTCCTGTTCCCTGCCACGCAGATGCTGCAGGGGAACCAGTAAACCTGCGTATCCCATCCCCGCTAGAGCCCGAGGACAAGGCGAAAGTAGCGGCTGACACG gCTTCTGATGCCGTACCTTCAATGTCCTCCCTCATCCACAAGAACATGGAGCGGTGGAAGAAGATAAGGCAGAG GTGGAAAGAGGGATCGCACAAGAACCAGCTGCGATACTCAGAGAGCATGAAGATTCTGAAGGAGATGTACGAGCGGCAGTGA
- the LIN37 gene encoding protein lin-37 homolog isoform X2: protein MLVKATHPAFKGTVILVNMLHTKVKTEKPDLEAANARNRLDAVLQCLLEKSEVDREQMEEDSGKTPSDVLSKPSSRFSHHRRKKRKETDDGLTEGGQQKQNTYVIKLFDRSVDLAQFSESTPLYPICRAWMRNSPMVREQERSPSPNLPVLLEDEEGAEGLNGKSQDVYKLPPPVPCHADAAGEPVNLRIPSPLEPEDKAKVAADTASDAVPSMSSLIHKNMERWKKIRQRWKEGSHKNQLRYSESMKILKEMYERQ, encoded by the exons ATGCTTGTTAAAGCTACCCACCCTGCCTTTAAG GGAACTGTGATTCTGGTAAACATGCTACACACGAAGGTGAAAACGGAAAAGCCAG ATCTGGAGGCAGCCAATGCTCGAAACCGCCTCGATGCTGTGCTGCAATGCCTACTGGAGAAGTCTGAGGTTGATCG GGAGCAGATGGAAGAGGactctgggaagactccctcagaTGTACTCAGCAA GCCGTCCAGCCGGTTCTCTCACCACCGCCGCAAGAAGAGGAAAGAGACGGACGATGGATTGACAGAGGGTGGGCAGCAGAAACAGA ACACCTATGTCATCAAGCTGTTTGACCGGAGCGTGGACCTGGCGCAGTTCTCCGAGAGCACCCCGCTGTACCCCATCTGTCGGGCCTGGATGCGGAACAGCCCCATGGTCCGGGAGCAGGAGCGATCTCCCAGCCCGAACCTGCCTGTCCTACTGGAAGATGAAGAG GGTGCCGAAGGTCTGAATGGGAAGAGCCAGGATGTGTACAAACTGCCGCCTCCTGTTCCCTGCCACGCAGATGCTGCAGGGGAACCAGTAAACCTGCGTATCCCATCCCCGCTAGAGCCCGAGGACAAGGCGAAAGTAGCGGCTGACACG gCTTCTGATGCCGTACCTTCAATGTCCTCCCTCATCCACAAGAACATGGAGCGGTGGAAGAAGATAAGGCAGAG GTGGAAAGAGGGATCGCACAAGAACCAGCTGCGATACTCAGAGAGCATGAAGATTCTGAAGGAGATGTACGAGCGGCAGTGA
- the LIN37 gene encoding protein lin-37 homolog isoform X3: MLHTKVKTEKPDLEAANARNRLDAVLQCLLEKSEVDREQMEEDSGKTPSDVLSKDSSPTATGKRPSSRFSHHRRKKRKETDDGLTEGGQQKQNTYVIKLFDRSVDLAQFSESTPLYPICRAWMRNSPMVREQERSPSPNLPVLLEDEEGAEGLNGKSQDVYKLPPPVPCHADAAGEPVNLRIPSPLEPEDKAKVAADTASDAVPSMSSLIHKNMERWKKIRQRWKEGSHKNQLRYSESMKILKEMYERQ; encoded by the exons ATGCTACACACGAAGGTGAAAACGGAAAAGCCAG ATCTGGAGGCAGCCAATGCTCGAAACCGCCTCGATGCTGTGCTGCAATGCCTACTGGAGAAGTCTGAGGTTGATCG GGAGCAGATGGAAGAGGactctgggaagactccctcagaTGTACTCAGCAA GGACTCTTCTCCTACTGCCACAGGAAAGAG GCCGTCCAGCCGGTTCTCTCACCACCGCCGCAAGAAGAGGAAAGAGACGGACGATGGATTGACAGAGGGTGGGCAGCAGAAACAGA ACACCTATGTCATCAAGCTGTTTGACCGGAGCGTGGACCTGGCGCAGTTCTCCGAGAGCACCCCGCTGTACCCCATCTGTCGGGCCTGGATGCGGAACAGCCCCATGGTCCGGGAGCAGGAGCGATCTCCCAGCCCGAACCTGCCTGTCCTACTGGAAGATGAAGAG GGTGCCGAAGGTCTGAATGGGAAGAGCCAGGATGTGTACAAACTGCCGCCTCCTGTTCCCTGCCACGCAGATGCTGCAGGGGAACCAGTAAACCTGCGTATCCCATCCCCGCTAGAGCCCGAGGACAAGGCGAAAGTAGCGGCTGACACG gCTTCTGATGCCGTACCTTCAATGTCCTCCCTCATCCACAAGAACATGGAGCGGTGGAAGAAGATAAGGCAGAG GTGGAAAGAGGGATCGCACAAGAACCAGCTGCGATACTCAGAGAGCATGAAGATTCTGAAGGAGATGTACGAGCGGCAGTGA
- the HSPB6 gene encoding heat shock protein beta-6 has product MDIAIHHPWMRRPLGFPSAFPSLFPPRLFDQRFGEGLFESDLFPATLSPYYMRTPSLQMPAMPAMPAMPQMPDTGLSEMKMDKDKFSVLLDVKHFSPEEMSVKVIGDYIEVHAKHEERPDEHGYISREFHRRYMIPKGVDPAAITSALSPDGVLSITAPTTQALPGVERSIPISRQEKPAVTGK; this is encoded by the exons ATGGACATCGCCATCCACCACCCCTGGATGCGGCGGCCCCTGGGCTTCCCTTCGGCCTTCCCGTCGCTCTTCCCTCCGCGTCTTTTCGACCAGAGGTTCGGCGAAGGGCTCTTCGAGAGCGACTTGTTCCCGGCCACGCTCAGCCCCTATTACATGCGCACGCCGAGCCTGCAGATGCCTGCGATGCCTGCGATGCCCGCAATGCCTCAGATGCCGGACACGGGGCTTTCGGAG ATGAAGATGGACAAAGACAAGTTCTCTGTGTTGTTGGATGTGAAGCATTTTTCACCTGAAGAGATGAGCGTGAAGGTGATTGGGGACTACATCGAAGTTCATGCCAAGCATGAGGAACGGCCG GATGAGCACGGCTACATCTCCCGGGAGTTCCACCGCCGCTACATGATCCCCAAGGGGGTTGACCCGGCAGCCATCACCTCGGCCCTGTCTCCCGACGGGGTGCTATCCATCACGGCACCGACTACTCAGGCTCTTCCCGGAGTGGAGCGCAGCATCCCCATCAGCCGCCAGGAAAAGCCTGCCGTCACTGGAAAGTAA